In Acidobacteriota bacterium, the following are encoded in one genomic region:
- a CDS encoding AraC family transcriptional regulator, whose amino-acid sequence MDRDSSGTHNDGIEHSSSAWRGDTEDSYRRATERVIETMHERLYESFSLDEMAEVGIMSSYHFVRVFRQLTGIPPAQFFWALRLQEAKRLLLTTQQSVTDICFEVGYNSLGTFTRRFTELVGVPPRRFRSLAEGAGAEMANQLRNYLMEQLEPADDSAVHGFFDVPDDFSGVAFVGLFPKPIPQGSPLACSISQTALGFGITQRLEDGQYFVCSAAFDLGASQESFLLGQDALRAENIKCGLKVENGSVSQPVKLQMRRSLVTDPPILMAFPPLVADYLQASGAA is encoded by the coding sequence ATGGATCGCGACTCATCTGGCACCCATAACGACGGAATCGAGCACTCCTCGAGCGCTTGGCGAGGGGACACCGAGGACTCCTATCGCCGCGCCACGGAGCGCGTCATCGAAACGATGCACGAGCGGCTCTACGAGAGCTTCTCCCTCGATGAGATGGCCGAAGTGGGCATCATGAGTTCCTATCACTTCGTGCGCGTCTTCCGACAGCTCACCGGCATACCGCCGGCGCAGTTCTTCTGGGCGCTCCGCTTGCAGGAGGCCAAACGCCTCCTCCTCACCACCCAGCAGAGCGTCACCGACATCTGTTTCGAAGTCGGCTACAACAGCCTCGGTACCTTCACCCGGCGCTTCACGGAGCTCGTCGGAGTGCCCCCTCGGCGCTTCCGCTCGCTCGCCGAAGGTGCCGGAGCCGAGATGGCGAACCAGCTGCGCAACTATCTGATGGAGCAACTCGAGCCGGCCGATGATTCCGCCGTGCACGGCTTCTTCGACGTCCCCGACGACTTCTCCGGAGTCGCCTTCGTCGGCCTTTTCCCAAAGCCGATTCCCCAAGGCAGCCCGTTGGCCTGCAGCATTTCCCAGACGGCGCTCGGCTTCGGCATCACCCAGAGGCTCGAAGACGGTCAATACTTCGTCTGCTCGGCGGCGTTCGATCTCGGCGCCAGCCAGGAGAGCTTCCTCCTCGGGCAGGACGCCCTGCGGGCCGAGAACATCAAGTGTGGGCTGAAGGTCGAGAACGGCAGCGTCTCGCAGCCGGTGAAGCTCCAGATGCGCCGTTCGCTGGTGACGGATCCCCCGATCCTGATGGCCTTCCCGCCACTGGTCGCCGACTACCTGCAGGCCAGCGGGGCGGCGTGA
- a CDS encoding response regulator transcription factor: protein MNPVRLFLVHENPLHREALSRSLEAHAEVELIGSLSRSQVANERLRRDGVDLVLVDASIEQEAALEVTRNLRRRFPGLRLLPLGLEGGADVVRFIEAGANGYLLQDASLAELIRTAVDVYRGRPPCSSRVADMVRLRIVELSRSAPRLRAPTVALTKRENEILEQVADGLGNQEIALELGIALATVKNHVHRILDKLGARSRREAVRVAFENGLLKGVARLRPRRRPPAS from the coding sequence ATGAATCCCGTACGGCTCTTCCTGGTTCACGAGAATCCTCTTCATCGAGAGGCCCTTTCGCGCTCTCTCGAAGCCCATGCGGAGGTCGAGCTGATCGGCTCCCTGTCCCGTTCTCAGGTCGCCAACGAACGACTGCGGCGCGATGGCGTCGATCTGGTGTTGGTGGATGCCAGTATCGAGCAGGAGGCGGCCCTCGAGGTGACGCGAAACCTGCGCCGGCGGTTCCCGGGATTGCGCCTGTTACCCCTCGGGCTCGAGGGCGGTGCCGACGTGGTGCGCTTCATCGAGGCCGGTGCCAATGGCTATCTGCTGCAGGATGCCTCCCTCGCCGAGCTGATTCGCACCGCCGTCGACGTCTACCGGGGTCGCCCTCCCTGCTCGTCCCGCGTCGCCGACATGGTGCGACTGCGGATCGTCGAGCTGAGCCGCTCGGCGCCGCGGCTGCGGGCGCCGACGGTAGCGCTGACCAAGCGGGAAAACGAGATTCTCGAGCAGGTCGCCGATGGGCTCGGCAATCAGGAAATCGCCCTCGAGCTCGGCATCGCCCTGGCCACGGTCAAGAACCATGTGCACCGGATCCTCGACAAGCTCGGCGCGCGTAGCCGGCGCGAAGCGGTTCGGGTGGCCTTCGAGAACGGCCTGCTCAAGGGCGTCGCTCGGCTGCGGCCGCGGCGCCGGCCTCCGGCTTCCTGA
- a CDS encoding response regulator transcription factor produces MSTDTRLLLAGGTAVFRECLVSLLADEKRYREVDQVADLAAARQRIEDEACPDLLLADLGQAQDETFDELVLLTQDHPTLTVLAIGLPESEDFILRCVDAGTHGWVLKDASFAELIKAIDMALRGETFCSPYVANIMFGQLADLVREQRRKERLEALTLTPREMEVLELIADGLSNKEIAARLYLSPFTIKNHVHRVLEKLEATDRAEAVRKAQLKRWLRPRLRRTALRI; encoded by the coding sequence ATGAGCACTGACACTCGCCTACTTTTGGCCGGTGGCACTGCGGTATTCCGCGAATGCCTGGTGTCACTCCTCGCCGACGAGAAGCGCTACCGCGAAGTCGACCAGGTGGCCGATTTGGCGGCTGCTCGCCAACGCATCGAAGATGAAGCTTGCCCTGACCTGCTGCTCGCAGATCTGGGACAAGCCCAGGACGAGACCTTCGATGAGCTGGTCCTCCTCACCCAGGACCATCCCACCCTGACCGTCCTGGCCATCGGCCTCCCCGAGTCGGAAGACTTCATCCTGCGCTGTGTCGATGCCGGAACCCACGGGTGGGTGCTCAAGGACGCCTCCTTCGCCGAGCTGATCAAGGCGATCGACATGGCGCTCCGCGGCGAGACCTTCTGCTCGCCCTATGTCGCCAACATCATGTTCGGTCAGCTCGCCGATCTGGTGCGGGAGCAGCGCCGCAAAGAGCGCCTCGAAGCGCTCACCCTGACGCCACGTGAGATGGAGGTGCTGGAGCTCATCGCCGATGGCCTGAGCAACAAGGAGATCGCGGCTCGCCTCTACCTCTCGCCCTTCACCATCAAGAACCACGTCCACCGCGTGCTCGAGAAGCTCGAGGCCACGGACCGCGCCGAGGCGGTGAGAAAGGCGCAGCTCAAGCGCTGGCTGCGTCCGCGATTGCGCCGCACGGCCTTACGGATTTAG
- a CDS encoding TraB/GumN family protein encodes MSAETHQDIHRLDLDGREIVLVGTAHISQESADLVRLVIRDEQPDRVCVELDERRYQALSQESRWESLDIKQVIRNKQLSTLLVNLLLGAYQKKLGGQLGVTPGTELLEATKAADEDGIPISLCDRDIRITLRRAWRRIGFFKKFWLMASVMAGIMEDSEISEEQLREIRQKDVLNEMMNELGEAMPALKEVLIDERDAYLAEKIRQADGDRVVAVVGAGHVAGIVDILNRGETTELAPIEEIPPVSPIWKWVGWAIPVLIVGAIVYIGWDQGGAAAGDNIVYWVLANGIPCAIGAAIALAHPLAILAAFVSAPITSLSPLIGAAYVVAFVQAYFRPPLVREFKSVGDDFTRVGRWWGNKLLRILLTFLLSGMGSFLGTLVGGKEILSNLFR; translated from the coding sequence ATGAGCGCAGAAACTCACCAGGACATCCACCGTCTCGATCTCGATGGCCGCGAGATCGTGCTCGTCGGCACCGCCCATATCTCGCAGGAGTCGGCGGACCTGGTGCGCCTGGTGATCCGCGACGAGCAGCCGGACCGCGTGTGCGTCGAGCTCGACGAGCGGCGCTACCAGGCCCTCTCCCAGGAGAGCCGCTGGGAAAGCCTCGACATCAAGCAGGTGATCCGCAACAAACAGCTCAGCACGCTGCTGGTCAACCTGCTCCTCGGCGCCTACCAGAAGAAGCTCGGCGGCCAGCTCGGCGTGACGCCGGGCACCGAGCTCCTCGAGGCCACCAAGGCCGCCGACGAGGACGGTATTCCGATCTCGCTCTGCGACCGCGACATCCGCATCACCCTGCGGCGGGCCTGGCGCCGGATCGGCTTCTTCAAGAAGTTCTGGCTGATGGCGTCGGTGATGGCCGGCATCATGGAGGACTCGGAGATTTCCGAGGAGCAGCTACGCGAGATCCGCCAGAAGGATGTCCTCAACGAGATGATGAACGAGCTCGGCGAGGCCATGCCGGCCCTCAAGGAGGTCCTGATCGACGAGCGCGACGCCTACCTGGCGGAGAAGATTCGCCAGGCCGATGGCGACCGCGTGGTGGCGGTGGTCGGCGCCGGCCACGTCGCCGGCATCGTCGACATCCTGAACCGCGGCGAGACCACCGAGCTGGCCCCGATCGAGGAGATCCCACCGGTGTCGCCGATCTGGAAGTGGGTCGGCTGGGCGATTCCGGTGCTGATCGTCGGCGCCATCGTCTACATCGGCTGGGACCAGGGCGGTGCCGCCGCTGGCGACAACATCGTCTATTGGGTGCTCGCCAACGGCATTCCGTGCGCCATCGGCGCCGCCATCGCCCTGGCTCACCCACTGGCGATCCTCGCCGCCTTCGTCTCGGCCCCCATCACCAGCCTGTCGCCACTCATCGGCGCCGCCTATGTGGTGGCCTTCGTCCAGGCCTACTTTCGGCCGCCCCTGGTGCGGGAATTCAAGTCCGTGGGTGACGACTTCACTCGCGTCGGACGCTGGTGGGGCAACAAATTACTGCGCATCCTGCTGACCTTTCTGCTTTCCGGTATGGGAAGCTTCCTCGGCACCCTGGTCGGCGGTAAGGAGATCCTCTCCAATCTCTTCCGCTGA
- the rsgA gene encoding ribosome small subunit-dependent GTPase A has product MLASDLGWNQTFQEHFENYLDRGLEAGRVLTENREVYRLWSGRGERTAELAGRLRYLAEGPEDLPAVGDWVAFEGFDEDRAIIHGLLPRRSRLLRRAAGRRSDVQVVAANVDTVWVVSSLNRDLSERRLERYLEVVAEGRCRPAIVLSKADLVGHPEAHRERLAARFDGVPIHVVSSLRGQGLTDLEGDLEAGQTVALLGSSGVGKSTLINHFSEVQQAVREIRQQDDRGRHTTTGRSLLPSRLGGWMLDTPGMRELGLVAGQLGSAGTFEDIDALARQCRFRDCRHDGEPGCAVAAAVEHGDLDEARLASLDKLQREEEFQRLREAGKGALAEKQKWLAHRIKAAKADKKSRLE; this is encoded by the coding sequence GTGTTGGCAAGCGACTTGGGTTGGAACCAGACTTTTCAGGAACATTTCGAAAACTATCTTGACCGCGGTCTCGAGGCCGGTCGGGTCCTCACCGAGAACCGCGAGGTCTACCGGCTGTGGAGTGGTCGTGGTGAGCGCACGGCGGAGCTCGCCGGCCGTCTGCGCTACCTCGCCGAAGGGCCCGAAGACCTGCCGGCGGTGGGCGACTGGGTGGCCTTCGAGGGCTTCGACGAAGACCGCGCCATCATCCATGGCCTGTTGCCGCGCCGCAGCCGGCTGCTGCGCCGGGCGGCCGGCCGGCGCAGCGACGTCCAGGTGGTGGCGGCCAACGTCGACACCGTCTGGGTGGTGTCGTCCCTCAATCGCGACCTCAGCGAGCGTCGCCTCGAGCGTTACCTCGAGGTGGTCGCCGAAGGCCGTTGCCGGCCGGCGATCGTGCTGTCGAAAGCGGATCTGGTGGGCCATCCCGAGGCTCACCGGGAACGCTTGGCGGCGCGCTTCGACGGGGTTCCGATCCACGTCGTCAGCAGCCTTCGAGGGCAGGGCCTTACGGATCTCGAGGGAGACCTCGAGGCCGGCCAAACGGTGGCCCTGCTGGGTTCCTCGGGGGTTGGCAAGTCGACCCTGATCAACCACTTCTCGGAGGTCCAGCAGGCGGTGCGGGAAATCCGCCAGCAGGACGATCGCGGCCGCCACACCACCACCGGTCGCAGCCTGCTGCCGAGCCGCCTCGGCGGCTGGATGCTCGACACTCCCGGCATGCGAGAGCTCGGACTGGTGGCGGGGCAGCTCGGGTCGGCCGGCACCTTCGAAGACATCGACGCCCTGGCGCGCCAGTGCCGCTTTCGCGATTGCCGCCACGACGGCGAGCCGGGCTGTGCCGTGGCCGCCGCCGTCGAGCACGGCGACCTCGACGAAGCGCGCCTCGCCAGCCTCGACAAGCTGCAGCGGGAGGAAGAGTTCCAACGCCTGCGTGAGGCCGGCAAGGGGGCCCTCGCCGAGAAGCAGAAGTGGCTCGCCCATCGCATCAAGGCGGCCAAGGCGGACAAGAAGTCGCGTCTGGAGTGA
- the crtI gene encoding phytoene desaturase family protein has protein sequence MSAPLSASRVLVVGAGLGGISAAVSLAQEGYGVTLVDKNDWLGGKLSELRTDGYVFDLGPSILTLPQFFERLFERSGKRMADYIPIVPVRPHWRCFFEDGVTVDLHPERQAMEAELRKVGEPAETFWRFLDYSAGLYDLTAEGYFEQGLDSAADFREFYGLLRFPGFDLLRSMHQGVRRHLRTRKMRDIMDFFIKYVGSSALRAPAFMNAMPTIQFRYDLWYAEGGMYNIARGLGRLLDELGVEVRLGVDVERLEKAGGRVTGALTRSGERLAADIVVSNLEVVPTYRHLLGEGPEFLRGLRRLEPSCSGLVIDLGLDRRYSQLAHHNFFFSRDQAKHFKTVFRKKQLPADPTIYLVAAARSDDSVAPPGCDSLKILPHIPHLDAERSLSRDDYLAYKDVILEKLERMGLEDLRRHVVVEHVLTPLDIEERYRSNRGSIYGVVADRFKNLGFKAPKQSERYENLFFVGGSVNPGGGMPMVTLCGQNVARKVVEFDQQ, from the coding sequence ATGAGCGCTCCCCTGTCCGCCTCTCGGGTTCTCGTCGTCGGTGCCGGCCTGGGCGGAATCTCCGCTGCCGTCTCGCTCGCCCAGGAGGGCTATGGCGTCACCCTGGTCGACAAGAACGACTGGCTCGGCGGCAAGCTCAGTGAGCTGCGTACCGATGGCTACGTCTTCGACCTCGGGCCCTCGATCCTGACCTTGCCGCAGTTCTTCGAGCGCCTTTTCGAGCGCTCCGGAAAGCGGATGGCGGACTACATCCCGATCGTCCCGGTGCGGCCCCACTGGCGCTGCTTCTTCGAGGATGGCGTCACCGTCGACCTGCACCCGGAGCGCCAGGCGATGGAGGCGGAGCTGCGCAAGGTCGGTGAGCCGGCCGAGACCTTCTGGCGTTTTCTCGACTATTCGGCGGGCCTCTACGACCTCACCGCCGAAGGTTATTTCGAGCAGGGGCTCGACTCGGCGGCGGACTTTCGCGAGTTCTACGGTCTGCTGAGGTTTCCGGGCTTCGACCTGCTGCGCAGCATGCATCAGGGCGTGCGGCGCCACCTCCGGACCCGCAAGATGCGGGACATCATGGATTTCTTCATCAAGTATGTCGGCTCCTCGGCATTGCGCGCGCCGGCATTCATGAACGCGATGCCGACCATCCAGTTCCGCTACGACCTCTGGTATGCCGAGGGCGGCATGTACAACATCGCCCGCGGTCTCGGCCGATTGCTCGACGAGCTCGGGGTCGAGGTTCGCCTGGGAGTCGATGTCGAGCGCCTCGAGAAGGCCGGCGGGCGGGTGACCGGCGCCCTGACGCGCAGCGGTGAGCGCCTGGCGGCGGACATCGTGGTCTCCAATCTGGAGGTGGTGCCGACCTATCGCCACCTGCTGGGGGAGGGGCCGGAGTTCCTGCGTGGCCTGCGTCGCCTAGAGCCGTCGTGCTCCGGCCTGGTGATCGATCTCGGCCTCGACCGGCGCTACTCGCAGCTTGCCCACCACAACTTCTTCTTCTCCCGCGACCAGGCCAAGCATTTCAAGACCGTCTTCCGGAAAAAGCAGCTACCCGCCGATCCGACCATCTATCTGGTCGCCGCGGCGCGCAGCGACGATTCGGTGGCGCCGCCGGGCTGTGACAGCCTCAAGATCCTGCCGCACATTCCGCACCTCGACGCCGAGCGCTCCCTGTCGCGAGACGACTACCTGGCCTATAAGGACGTCATTCTCGAAAAGCTCGAGCGCATGGGGCTCGAGGACCTGCGCCGTCACGTCGTCGTCGAGCACGTCTTGACTCCCCTCGACATCGAAGAGCGCTATCGCTCGAATCGAGGCTCCATCTATGGGGTGGTCGCCGACCGCTTCAAGAACCTCGGCTTCAAGGCGCCGAAACAGAGCGAGCGCTACGAGAACCTGTTCTTCGTCGGCGGCTCGGTGAACCCCGGCGGCGGCATGCCGATGGTGACCCTGTGCGGCCAGAACGTCGCCCGCAAGGTGGTCGAGTTCGACCAGCAGTAG
- a CDS encoding DUF2141 domain-containing protein, with product MNLGLLATFAGSLALALGCATAPVPEPAAGAATDSTLELHLRFAGWQQERGRLVVAIYADAASFEGSGPPHRAFRREVEGPTAEWSVELPPGAYGIKVYLDVDRDDELDRGAFGIPSEPYGFSNDARGSFGPPSWSAARFDLTGDATMALELR from the coding sequence CTTGGGCTGCGCCACCGCACCGGTGCCGGAGCCAGCCGCCGGCGCCGCCACCGACTCCACGCTGGAGCTGCACCTGCGCTTCGCCGGCTGGCAGCAAGAGCGCGGGCGGCTGGTGGTGGCGATCTACGCCGATGCGGCCAGCTTCGAAGGCTCCGGGCCGCCGCACCGCGCCTTCCGCAGGGAGGTCGAGGGACCGACCGCCGAGTGGAGCGTGGAGCTCCCTCCGGGCGCCTATGGGATCAAGGTCTACCTCGACGTCGACCGCGATGACGAGCTCGATCGCGGCGCCTTCGGCATCCCCAGCGAGCCCTACGGCTTCTCGAACGATGCTCGCGGCAGCTTCGGACCGCCGTCCTGGTCCGCGGCGCGTTTCGACCTCACCGGCGACGCCACCATGGCCCTTGAGCTGCGCTGA